The following proteins come from a genomic window of Miscanthus floridulus cultivar M001 chromosome 2, ASM1932011v1, whole genome shotgun sequence:
- the LOC136537027 gene encoding uncharacterized protein: protein MASSGSGNKGDCDGSGGSDGGAKENVVDLLLKLNLTELEEAVLEFSDDKGEAEPSVLEWAVVGKVPSPSIVHVATVRSAMKPAWGNPCGLKFLAIGVKTDNMFIVELGSKMEMERILAGAPWMVGRHNVILQPYDERCSASEIVFDRMAIWVRLLNLPLGWMNQQWGIRAMSLIGNVLKMDVDRDEKASGAFLRARVEIEIDKPLCRGVLLRTGRSEEPKWFKAQYERLPFYYFAYGIMGHSELECPQ, encoded by the coding sequence ATGGCATCATCCGGGAGTGGAAATAAGGGGGATTGTGATGGCTCTGGAGGCAGCGATGGCGGCGCCAAGGAGAATGTCGTAGATCTCCTCCTGAAGCTCAACCTCACCGAGTTAGAGGAAGCTGTCCTTGAGTTCAGTGATGACAAAGGGGAGGCCGAGCCGTCGGTGCTGGAATGGGCGGTGGTGGGAAAGGTTCCCTCGCCATCGATCGTACATGTGGCTACTGTCCGGTCGGCTATGAAACCGGCTTGGGGGAATCCCTGCGGCCTAAAGTTTCTAGCGATCGGTGTGAAGACTGACAACATGTTCATTGTGGAACTAGGCAGCAAGATGGAGATGGAGAGGATATTGGCGGGTGCACCGTGGATGGTGGGAAGACACAACGTAATCCTGCAGCCATATGATGAACGTTGTAGCGCGTCGGAAATTGTCTTCGATCGCATGGCGATTTGGGTCAGGCTCCTGAACCTACCTCTGGGATGGATGAATCAACAGTGGGGGATCCGAGCCATGAGCCTTATTGGGAATGTCCTAAAAATGGATGTTGATAGGGACGAGAAAGCCAGTGGGGCATTTTTACGGGCCCGAGTGGAAATTGAGATCGATAAGCCTCTATGTCGTGGGGTTCTACTTCGAACAGGCAGGTCAGAGGAACCGAAATGGTTCAAAGCACAGTATGAAAGGTTGCCCTTTTACTACTTTGCCTATGGCATCATGGGTCATTCTGAGCTGGAGTGCCCCCAGTAG
- the LOC136539606 gene encoding uncharacterized protein produces MDDAWPWLASLPPPLRDEGGPDTPSPPPWSLPLAASIALQAHTTAAASASPAGNGDDDDDGEPALLVAFSVAVIGAGGEPRALWASEGFAASSPVALRVQLLVQLLNEVLALSPYVPCLGAATGVDDLGRGDVSEAKVDAETVSAVVGAGGADPSAPAAAAFFSIALLLRLFWLCALDAPADAGYLFFRDLGAEIERGLGECRPALGVFLRSVGPDVEDQFMRSLGYMLAKWCLLREIQAAAAGPAAAPRRRRALPAACLSYATEVHGLWVLKGYAPVLAMPRVVAGPASTSIAASPHEVPEEPALRYALAHQQLEAVAQLEYAVRVSDRRFVTVSVRVDNVRVRVARLAFRKDDGDGGGNDGYEEDDAGVDNDVMDGESHFPSRIRVWVGPLFGASYATGPSLGRSTGNPERDVEMTRTVKGAFAGATKPANGAPRIKAKMRSSSRTRNRSWRWEQEAEGSAGVFEGVLYDPVTGTEVSAWRPGIGGGGTGAADPRNGMRRRYGGPGRAFSKMRGLVVAGDELPEEMTWRVGREAEGRTLRWRLGLKAWVSYLPNEVRSRHFETRCVEWAREVDLPLVAVDGDES; encoded by the coding sequence ATGGACGACGCCTGGCCGTGGCTGGCCTCCCTGCCGCCTCCTCTTCGTGATGAAGGCGGGCCCGACacaccgtcgccgccgccatggtCTCTCCCGCTCGCCGCCTCCATCGCGCTGCAGGCCCACACAACGGCTGCTGCTTCTGCGTCTCCCGCCGGCAAcggcgatgacgatgatgacggcGAGCCCGCGCTGCTCGTCGCTTTCTCCGTCGCCGTCATCGGCGCAGGCGGCGAGCCGCGCGCGCTGTGGGCGTCTGAAGGCTTCGCGGCGTCCTCGCCGGTCGCGCTGAGGGTGCAGCTTCTGGTTCAGCTCCTCAACGAGGTGCTCGCGCTCTCTCCGTACGTCCCCTGCTTGGGCGCGGCAACCGGCGTTGACGACCTCGGCCGCGGGGACGTGTCCGAGGCCAAGGTGGACGCGGAGACCGTCTCCGCCGTCGTCGGGGCGGGTGGCGCCGATCCTTCTGCGCCCGCCGCGGCGGCCTTCTTCTCGATCGCTCTTCTGCTGCGACTCTTCTGGCTGTGCGCACTCGACGCCCCGGCAGACGCCGGGTACCTCTTCTTCCGAGACCTCGGGGCGGAGatcgagcgcggcctcggcgagTGCCGGCCGGCGCTCGGCGTGTTCCTGCGCTCCGTCGGCCCGGACGTCGAGGACCAGTTCATGCGCTCGCTCGGGTACATGCTCGCCAAGTGGTGCCTGCTGCGGGAGATACAGGCTGCTGCTGCCGGGCCGGCGGCGGCACCGCGTCGTCGTCGCGCGCTCCCCGCCGCGTGCCTGTCGTACGCCACCGAGGTGCACGGCCTCTGGGTCCTGAAAGGCTACGCGCCCGTGCTCGCCATGCCGCGCGTCGTCGCGGGCCCCGCGTCCACGTCCATCGCGGCGTCGCCGCACGAGGTGCCCGAGGAGCCGGCGCTGCGGTACGCCCTGGCACACCAGCAGCTGGAGGCCGTGGCGCAGCTGGAGTACGCGGTGCGCGTGAGCGACAGGAGGTTCGTGACCGTCTCCGTGCGCGTCGACAACGTTCGGGTACGCGTCGCGCGGCTCGCGTTCCGTaaggacgacggcgacggcggcggcaacgACGGGTATGAAGAAGACGACGCCGGCGTCGACAACGACGTCATGGACGGCGAGAGCCATTTCCCGTCCCGTATCCGCGTCTGGGTCGGCCCGCTGTTCGGCGCGTCCTATGCCACGGGACCGAGCCTCGGCCGCTCCACGGGGAACCCCGAACGTGACGTCGAGATGACGCGCACCGTCAAGGGCGCCTTCGCCGGTgccaccaaaccagccaacggcGCGCCAAGAATCAAGGCGAAGATGCGCTCGTCGTCGCGGACGCGTAACAGGAGCTGGCGGTGGGAGCAGGAGGCCGAGGGCAGCGCCGGCGTGTTCGAGGGGGTTCTCTACGACCCGGTCACCGGGACGGAGGTGTCCGCGTGGCGCCCCGGCATCGGCGGCGGTGGCACCGGAGCAGCAGACCCGAGGAACGGCATGAGAAGGCGGTATGGCGGGCCTGGGCGGGCGTTCAGCAAGATGCGAGGTCTGgtggtggccggcgacgagctgCCGGAGGAGATGACGTGGAGGGTGGGGAGGGAAGCAGAAGGGAGGACGCTGCGCTGGCGGTTAGGGCTCAAGGCCTGGGTGAGCTACCTGCCCAACGAAGTGAGGAGCCGCCACTTCGAGACCCGCTGCGTCGAGTGGGCGCGCGAGGTGGATCTGCCGCTTGTGGCCGTCGACGGCGACGAGAGCTAA